A region of Nitrososphaerota archaeon DNA encodes the following proteins:
- a CDS encoding ABC transporter permease subunit: MVGLITVCIKELKDNFLSKRFIIVFLLIYLVGISTATLSIQAIASAAYSLSAESFLFLRIFTSTTGLLPAFIFFVSYFGPIIGILFGFDAINSELLSGTLTKVLSQPIHRDSFINGKFLAGLITISIIYGSITGILIGIGIYYFGGPPTLDEFLRILCFIGLCILYTVFWMNIGILFSIIFKKVATSALASVAIWLFFTFFIFMIANFIVNIAFPITDPSLLFNEEFLAKRQELQQMILQFSPEQLFEIVTIVILTPTIRTISPIIGIETSRIIPNPLPIDQSIIIALPYLMILIIMIFICFAISYILFMKQEIRSGAI; encoded by the coding sequence ATGGTTGGTTTAATTACAGTTTGTATAAAAGAATTGAAAGACAATTTTTTAAGTAAAAGGTTTATAATAGTTTTCCTTTTAATATATTTAGTAGGGATTTCAACAGCAACTCTTTCAATACAAGCAATTGCAAGTGCAGCATATAGTTTATCTGCAGAATCTTTCTTATTTTTAAGAATATTTACTTCTACAACTGGATTACTTCCTGCTTTCATTTTCTTTGTAAGCTATTTTGGACCAATAATAGGAATATTATTTGGATTTGATGCAATAAATTCTGAACTTTTAAGTGGAACATTAACAAAAGTTTTATCACAACCAATTCATAGAGATTCTTTCATAAATGGAAAATTTTTAGCTGGATTGATTACAATTTCTATTATTTATGGAAGTATAACTGGAATTTTAATTGGAATTGGAATATATTATTTTGGTGGGCCTCCAACTTTAGATGAATTTTTAAGGATTTTATGCTTTATAGGATTGTGTATATTGTATACTGTTTTTTGGATGAATATTGGAATATTGTTTTCAATAATTTTTAAGAAGGTAGCTACATCTGCTTTAGCTTCAGTTGCTATATGGCTTTTCTTTACTTTTTTCATTTTCATGATTGCTAATTTTATTGTTAATATAGCTTTTCCAATTACTGATCCTTCGCTTTTATTTAATGAAGAATTTTTAGCAAAAAGACAAGAATTGCAACAAATGATATTGCAATTTTCTCCAGAGCAATTGTTTGAGATTGTTACAATAGTTATTCTTACACCAACGATTAGAACAATTTCTCCAATCATTGGAATAGAAACAAGTAGAATAATACCAAATCCATTACCAATAGATCAAAGTATAATAATTGCATTGCCATATTTAATGATTTTAATAATAATGATTTTCATATGCTTTGCAATTTCTTATATTTTATTTATGAAACAAGAAATTAGGTCTGGAGCAATATAG
- a CDS encoding type II toxin-antitoxin system VapC family toxin, with translation MNIKAVIDASIISALYIPEKYSDWAKKIIETYEESHILDLTIYELLNVIYKKALVLKEINEEEAKIVFESIKKFIKELCIIHKYDEVYEKAFEISMKFNISIYDAAYIALALNMKTNFLTMDLKLKEKIKKTNLKEIIVTPIMKNDVK, from the coding sequence TTGAACATTAAAGCTGTAATAGATGCATCAATAATTTCAGCTCTTTATATACCAGAAAAATATAGCGATTGGGCTAAGAAAATTATAGAAACATATGAAGAAAGTCATATATTAGATTTGACTATTTATGAATTATTAAATGTAATTTATAAAAAAGCTTTAGTATTAAAAGAAATAAATGAAGAAGAAGCAAAAATTGTTTTTGAAAGTATAAAAAAATTTATAAAAGAACTATGCATAATCCATAAATATGATGAAGTTTATGAAAAAGCGTTCGAAATTTCAATGAAATTCAATATTTCAATATATGATGCTGCTTATATAGCTTTAGCATTAAATATGAAAACTAATTTTTTAACTATGGATTTAAAATTAAAAGAAAAAATTAAAAAAACAAATTTAAAAGAAATAATTGTTACTCCTATTATGAAAAATGATGTAAAATAA